In Lactuca sativa cultivar Salinas chromosome 5, Lsat_Salinas_v11, whole genome shotgun sequence, the DNA window GTTTTGACCTCTGTCTCTAATGTGTCTAAAACTCAGTCTTCAGCGTTTAATAGTAAATTTAATGATAAAAAGAGTTCTAGTTCTAATAGAAGTAGAAATCAAAATCTGCAATGTAAAAACTGTGGTCTAAAAGGTCATCTTATTGACAGATGTTATAAACTGATAGGTTATCCAAAGGATTTTAAGCCACTTAATGAAAATCAAAGAAATCAGAATAAGACTTTTTCTGTTAATTCTTCTTCTGTTCCTTCTAGTAGTGGTTCTTCTTCTGGTGTTGTTTCTAATGTTCCTGGAAGTGATGGTACATATTGTTTCACAAGTGAACAATATCATAAGTTGTTGAGTCTTATTAATGAAAGGTCCTCAACTTCTGAGGATACTTCAGTCAGTGCTAATATGGCAGGTATTCCTTTCTTTAATGCTTATAATTCTACTATTAATCATCAAAAGTGGATTGTTGACTCGGGTGCAAATCAACATATGACTTCATCTGAGTCTCTATTACAAGACACTGTTGATGTTTCCAAATTAAATTTTCTTGTTAATCATCCTAATGGTTCATCTGCTAAGATTGAAAAAATTGGAAACTTATAGTTTTCTGAAAAATTAACATTGTTTGATGTCTTTGCTGTTTCTGGTTTTAATGTAAATCTTCTTTCTGTTCATAAGATATGCAAAGACACAAATTGTGAAGTTGTTTTTAATGAATCTTCTTGCAAAATTCAGGATTTACAATCCAAGAAGGTTGTGGAGAGTGGTAGAGAGTCTGGGGGATTGTATTATCTAAATGCTTTTCCCTCAGGTAGTAGTTCTTGTAATTCTGTTAAATGCTGTGTTTCTAAACTTACATGGCATAGTAGATTAGGTCATCCTGCAGAACAGTCCTTGAATTCTTTAAAAGATGTTCTTTGTTTTGATAATTCTTTTCTTCCTCCTTGTGATGTTTGTCATAAAGCTAAACAAACTCGTGAGTCCTTGTCTCATAGTGTTCATAGTTCTTCTAAACTTGGAGAACTAGTTCATTTAGATGTATGGGGTCCCTATAGGGTGTCTACTAGGGAAGGCTATAAGTTTTTTTTGACTATTGTGGATGATTTCACAAGGGCTACTTGGGTTTATCTTTTAAAAAGTAAAGATGAAGTTTATGATAGCTTTACttcttttttttcatgttttgttaAATCAGTTTGATTCTAAAATCAAAATAGTTCGTTCtgataatggaactgagtttTTAAACCGTAAAATGGAAACTTTTCTTAATCTTAATGGTATTCTTCATCATACTACTTGTGTTTATACACCTCAGCAAAATGGGGTTGTTGAAAGGAAACATAGGCATATTCTTAATGTTGCTAGATCCTTGCTTTTCCAATCTGGTCTTCCAATAAAATATCGGGGAGAGGCTGTTCTCACTTCAGTATTTTTGATAAACAGAATGCCAACTTCAGTTTTAAAAGGACAGTCTCCTTATGAATTAGTGTTTAAGAAAATGCCTGTGTTTGATCACATAAGAGTCTTTGGCAGTTTATGTTTTGCTACCAAACTTAATAATTTGGATAAGTTTTCTGAAAGGGATGAAAAATGTGTTTTGCTAGGATATTCTTCTGAGAAAAAAGGTTATAAGCTTTTGAGTCTTGATACAAATTCTATTTTTGTTTCCAGGGATGTGAAGTTTTATGAGTCAGTCTTTCCATTTAAACTGAAGTCAACAACTGTTGATAATCAATTTGTTTTTAAAGATTTAGTAGACCCTTTTTCCTATGATGACTATGATAGTTCTGATTATGTGAATGATTTAATAGATCTTAATGACTTGAGTGTTAACCATCAAATGGATGGCTCTAatgtagctctgataccatgtaaagaAACTTATTTTCCCAACATCATCATCTATTATATCATTTTAGGACAAATAGACAGATGGTTTTCATATACTTACATCATCATCTAATGCAGCTCAGGATCTTGGTGAAAACTTGAATAATATTACTTCTGATAATAACCAGACTAGCGAGGTATCTGAACCTTCATTTGATAGGACTATGCCAAGTCATTCTGATTCAACTGAGGAAAGTAGTCATTTAACTTCGTTGCCTTCTCTAGGACAGTCAATAGGGGCATCTAGATCTAGGAGAGAGTCTCGAATGCCTGTTAAATTTAATGATTATGTAATTGAAGGAAAGCATAGATATggaattgaacatacattgaattaTTCTGTTCTTAGTGctgaaaataaatgtttttgttcaaatttaaataaaactgTTGAACCAAAAACTTTTGAAGAAGCTTGTGTAGATTCAAATTGGGTTGAAGCAATGAATAATGAAATGGAAGCTTTATATCGTAATCATACTTGGGATGTTGTAGAACTTCCTAAAAAACGTAAACCTATCGGCTGTAAGTGGGTTTATAGGATTAAGTACAAACCCAATGGAGAAGTAGAGAGGTATAAAGCTCGTCTTGTAGCTAAGGGTTATAATCAAAGAGAAGGAGTTGATTATCAGGAAACTTTTTCTCCTGTAGCAAAAATTGTTACAGTTTGTATAGTTATTACTTTGTCTGTGAATAATTCTTGGCCTTTATACCAGTGAGATATTAATAATGCTTTTCTTTATGGAGACTTAACTGAGGATGTGTATATGAGCTTGCCTCAAGGGTATCATACTAAAGGTGATACTAGAGTGTGTAAATTGGTTAAATCTTtatatgggttaaagcaagctcCTAGAAAATGGAATGAAAAGTTGTGTTTTGAATTGTTTAGTTTTGGCTTTGTTCAAAGTATAAATGATTACTCCTTGTTTATTAAACAAAACAGTAATTCAATTGTTGTATTGTTGGtttatgtggatgatattatTCTAACAGGAAGTGATGAAATTGAGGTTCAAAATGTTAAATCTTTTCTTAACTCAAAGTTTTTGATTAAAGATTTGGGAAAATTGAATTACTTTCTTGGAATTGAAGTAGTAGATACTAATAAAGGAATATGTTTAAATCAAAGAAAATATTGTCTTGAATTGTTACATGAGTTTGGTATGTTAGGCTGTAAGCCTGCTTCAACTCCTTTGGAAGCAAATTTTGTTCCTAAAAGGAGTAGTGTTAGTAGTGATCCTTTACTTGAAAACATTACTGAATTTCAGAAATTAGTTGGAAAACTTATATATTTGACTATTACAAGACCAGATATATCTTATTGTGTTCAAATTCTTAGTCAGTTTATGCATAAACCACATAAGTCACATTTAAACATAGCTTTTAGATTACTTAGATATTTAAAAAATTGTCCTGGTCGTGGTATTTCTATTGTAAAATCTGGGAGTTGTGACTTAGTGGGTTATGTAGATGCTGATTGGGCTAAGTGTCTTAATTCAAGAAAATCAGTCACTGGATATTTGGTTTACTTTGGAAATTCACTGATTTCCTGGAAAAGTGAAAAACAAGCTACTGTATCTAGGTCTTCAACAGAATCAGAATACAGAGCTTTAGGTTCTATTACATGTGAAATTATTTGGGTTTTAAAACTGTTGTTTGATTTAGGAATCAAAAGTTCATTACCTGTTTCAGTTTTTGTGATAGTGAATCTGCTATTAAATTAGCCTTAAATCCTGTGTTTCATGAAAAAACAAAGCATTTTGAAATTGATTTACATTTTGTTAGGGAAAAGATTACAAATGGtgttttaaaagttgaaaaaatagTTTCTTCAAAACAAAGAGCTGATATGTTAACTAAGTTCTTAAGTGAATCACAACATAATTTTTTAATTGATGAAATTGGATTAATAAATccttttaattaatataaatctTTAATTTAAAATGTCAAGTTTGAGGAGGGGTGTTGAATATTGTTGATATTATTGCCAAACTTGTCATTTAAGATTGTGCAGGGTAAATAATGAAAATTAGTAAAATGCCAGCGGGTCAACACGCGGGTCAACACTCGGATCTTTGAACCGAGATATAAGAGGGAAGATGAGAGGATTCTGGAACATACAGATATTTTCTACGCTTCTATTCTCTTCTATTCTCTCTCAGTTCTCTAAGAAAAGTAATTAGGGTTTGTATATTCTATCAGTTCTTAGTTGTTCATATTCTTTCGTTGTTTGTGGATTAATAAGTAGATTAGGATGAGTGTTATGTAAGAGAGTAGAATAGGAATTGTGTAGTGAGGTTTTGTTGTAAGTATATGAAAACCATCTGTCTATTTGTCCTAAAATGATATAATAGATGATGATGTTGGGAAAATAAGTTTCTTTACACATATACATTAGagaattgtattttttttcatttttccattatagcattgtactatactaaactaacaattaccaaactacaaaataccaacatatcaaactataaccaaacTACATCCTACACATACTGCATATACATTATGCCATTgtacttttttttcatttttccattatagTATTGTACTTTCCAAATAAACTTAAACATAAATCTTACACATATTCCTAATACATTTAAACTAACAATTACTTGTGATTGTGGCGGAGGTTGTGTCACTGGTTGTTCCTGGTCGTACATAGACACAACCGTAGAAGGTTTACGCTCGACGCCTTCGATATGGCCGCGTCGAGCACCCAAAATTCTTTCAAAACAAGTTTTTATACCCTCCGATGTTAGAGCGCTTGCTTCAGAAGAAGCTTGAGTTTGTTGATTGATCTCTTGGAGTAAAGCATTCTGTATTTTCAAAAA includes these proteins:
- the LOC128126073 gene encoding uncharacterized mitochondrial protein AtMg00810-like, yielding MSLPQGYHTKGDTRVCKLVKSLYGLKQAPRKWNEKLCFELFSFGFVQSINDYSLFIKQNSNSIVVLLVYVDDIILTGSDEIEVQNVKSFLNSKFLIKDLGKLNYFLGIEVVDTNKGICLNQRKYCLELLHEFGMLGCKPASTPLEANFVPKRSSVSSDPLLENITEFQKLVGKLIYLTITRPDISYCVQILSQFMHKPHKSHLNIAFRLLRYLKNCPGRGISIVKSGSCDLVGYVDADWAKCLNSRKSVTGYLVYFGNSLISWKSEKQATVSRSSTESEYRALGSITCEIIWVLKLLFDLGIKSSLPVSVFVIVNLLLN